The genomic region GGGGGATTTTGAGAAAGGGATTCATTGGGAAACCAGCTCTTTctcattttctaaatttttaatatctgGCTTTGCTTCAGTTTGGTGTTCATCAGCACTTTAGATGGAAATCTACTGGCTCTCGATCTCAATAAGAATGGAGAGAAGAAATGGAGTGTCGATTTTCAGGATAAACCAATGCTGTCATCCAGTATTCACAAGCGGgaggtaatgattaaaatGATTGGCAAATTGTCGAAAGTAACTAAATTCCTTTGCATTCTTATCACCAGTTAAACAACGACGGTCATTGGGTGAGACTGATTCCCTCCTTGAACGGAGGGCTCTACAAGTTTGACGGTGAAAATTTGGAGTCCCTGCGAGTCACCCCTCAGCAGCTCCTACGTTCGTCATTCCGTTATTCCGATGATTTAGTGCTTTCTGGGTCTGGGGAAACTCGGACCTATGGCATCTCCAGTTCATCCGGGAAGATCTTGTACCACTGTCACGAGGGTAGCTGCACGAACATGACGGAGAACGAGACATACCTGGGGCAGGATGTCCTCGTGGTCAGAAGGTTTCAAGATACTATTAGAGCTGCAGAACCGCGAACAGGCCAGGAGAGATGGAACTATTCAGTTGGACAGCATGAACTTGAGCTCATTCCCTACGATAACCAGAAGTGCAACAATAAATTGCTCCAATGGGTGGAGAATATTGTGCTGAAAGTGAACGTTCCAGAGGGTCTGATCTGGGCAGTAAATAGGACCAGCCCTGAGAGCAAGCTATGGCAGTACAAGATGGACTCACCGATTGTGTCAGTGTGGCGACAGCATGGAGAGCGAATGAAGAGTGATGATGATGGTACCAGAAGACTGACGTCCTTGAATTTGTTCGAGAGCACCGAGCGGAATTGGGGAAGTCAATATACGGCGAGTCCGGACATCTACGTGGCGATGCACGACCGCCAGCTGTATATTCAGGAGAACACGAAGCATGTCAAGCTACTAGGTACAACGAGCCCCCATCGAACATATCCTTGGCGCCCGTATCCTGCTTCTGACACAGCCTTGGCGATCCGCCAAGAGGATGCTTCCCTCTCGACAGCCCTCTCAGTCCTCTACAACTCGGAATACATCAATGGCAATGGATTCTACCTGCACAGTAGAGAGACTTTGCAGAAGGAGAATTCCAACCAGTGCAACAAGAGCCATGCTCCTCTTCTGGGGGCTCCTGCCCAGCTGGACCCACCCCCGGACGATTCCTACTCCGAGGAAACCCCAGTTCAGGTGATAATCGTCTCTTTATGGTACTGGTGGAAGGAGGTCCTCATAATCTCCATCACAACGgccattcttttgaattttatgttGACCCAACGACTTCTTAATGCCACCTCTCGGGTCAAAGATGCAGTACTGCCTCCTCTCATTGTTGAGAGGCCCTTACCCCCGAAGGAAGCTCCTCCCCAGCTACCTCCAGTACTGGAATGCTCAGGAGAATTCGTATCCAGATATTTGACAGACTTCGATCCAGTGGACTGCTTAGGTAAAGGTGGTTATGGTGTAGTCTTCGAGGCGCGAAAGAAAATTGACCACGTGAATTACGCGGTGAAGAGGATCACCCTTCCGAACAACGAAGACGCGAGGGAGAGAGTCATGAGGGAGGTTCGAGCCCTAGCAAACCTGGACCATCAGAACATTGTTCGATATTTCCACGCCTGGCTGGAGTGCCCCCCGGCTGGCTGGAAGGAAGAGCACGACGACATGTACATAAATAGACAGAAATTTTCCCCTTCCGAATTCCCCTCCGAGATATCGATGACCCCATCGAAGCCAAGTGCATCTGTCTGCATCGATCTCCCAAACAGTGAAAAATCATCAGTCGATTCGGCTTTCGAGGCACTAGAGCTCAACAAAGTGAACGACGAATCGTCCTTCATTGTGTTCGACGAAGGAAGTGATGACTCTGCCGTAACCGAGGAGATTTATGACTCTGCTGGAATCACGGAGACTTcagaatcaattaattatcccaGGGGAGATGATGACAATGGTCTTGGAGATGATTCTGAGTCCATAGTCTTTCGGAATACCTGCTCTGAAAAGATTGTCGATCAAACTGAcaagagtgagagggacaagAGAAAGGCCTCCCTGTCTCTCATGCTGGGGCAGAAATCCTCGAAGAAAATCCCTCGGATGTTCTTGTACATTCAGATGCAACTATGTCACAGGGAGAGCCTCAGGGAGTGGATGAAGCGTCAGACCCAGGACAGAAATCCTGACAATGTCGAGAGCATTTTCCAGCAGATTGTGGATGGCGTTGAGTACGTTCATCTTCATGGACTCATCCACAGGGACCTAAAGCCctcgaatatatttttttcctatgATAAGAAAGTCAAGATTGGAGATTTTGGACTGGCTACTGCTATGACTGAGGGCTGGGAGGAGCCCCGCACTCCCAATGGAGCCGAGGTTGAGGGGGTGGGGAATGGTCTTCACACGGCACATGTGGGTACACACCTCTATATGGCCCCTGAACAGATGAATGGACAGGTTTATAATTATAAGGTAGATATTTACGCTCTGGGGATCATCTTGTTCGAGTTGTTGAGCCCTTTTGGGACTGATATGGAAAGAATGCTGGCTATTTTGGATCTCAGGAAGGCCGTTTTTCCGGAGGGCTTTGGGGAGAAACATCCCAAGGCGATTGAGCTTCTCAGAATGATGCTCGATGAAAACCCTGGAAAGAGACCGACCACTCTGGGGATTAAGGCGAGACCCCCGTTAGCGAAGAGTGAATGGAGGGTCGGGAACGAGGGAGACGAAGGCAAGTGGCATTTTGATTTGCCGCAGATTAGTCGGCATTCTTCGGTTAATAATAGTAGTAGTGGAGAATCTTGGGATATCAGTGCGTCTTAATTGGGTGTGGGTTTTTACAATTATGAGAGAATCTAAGAATGAATGTTAATCGTTATGAGAATGGACATGTCAATGTTCATGGGAATGAGGAGAGAAGGGAGTATCTTAAGATTTTTGCAAGAGGAATTTGTTGGTGAGATGATTTCTGAAGAGATGTATTGAGAGTTTACTTTGCGAAAGGACTAGAAGAGAGGATACTGTGGTCTTCTTGTTCAGaaagaatattttatgatttttctctaCATTCAACAGTTCTTGAAATATTTGCAGGATCACATGTAgttaatatttttgaagatttatCGTTCCCAGTTTCTAGAGAATGGTTTTTCTCTGAGATCAGCTTGAAAAAGAAGggattgagaaaaaatccaGGAAATATTTCACAAAAGAAGTTTTTGGACTTTATGTAAACTAAACGGTTCGAATGTTATTTCCGACAGGCTCAACATAAACTTTCTGACTCATTTCTACTATTCCCTCCCATAGAATGGCATACGGGTTCAGAGAGTTTGCATTAAATTTAGAAATGTTAAGTTTTAATTCTTAAGTTCGTCGAACTCCTCGGTTGTATGAATTATTAAGTTCCAATTAGGAGTTAAAAAATACTGTTGTGACAGTTATAGATTAAGGCTGAGAGAATGGGGAATGACTATAACACTCCAGTGATGTTTAAGGTATTCACTAATGAAAATTCTTATGATGAATTTTTGCGAGTACGACGAGGTTGTCCTCACATTTTATGTAAATACAATACAATGCCCAGAcataacttaatttttttataataaaaatggcAAAATCGATTGTAATCTCAGTAGCGATACATCACCACTTTGCATTCTCAAAGTATTTATTGATTATATAATGATCATTGAAGGTCAATGATTTCTGCAATAGGTAGTGTTTTGTATTCATTAAAGATCCCCAAGAAAATCGACGAAATACAGCAACCATACAAATCTTTATTCATAATCTCAATTACGTTCCATTAACAATCACTCAATATTCTCCAAAATCCAAAATATTTGTTCTCTTCTAATCTCTGGTGATAAGACTATTCCAAAGTATTATCTTCACAAgcaagtaaataaaaaaaaaggtcaCGTCATGCTAGAAACATCGAATgacaaaacattgaaaattcgcaCTTCTCCTTCAGCTAAAAATCAGTCACAATGGAAATCagttgtttataaaaaaaaagagtattAATAAAGAATTGTTTACGGGATCCATTCCACATCATTAGTCTCAATTCTTCCGTGACTGGGGGGTGTCGTTGTGGTGGTGGGCTTCCTCTCCTTCTCCTCAGTCCCCGCTATCTTGTGATAAACTTTGCTCCCAGCGTTGGCGACCCACTCAACACCGTCTCCAATCTTCTCCCCAGCCTTCTTAAATAATTTCCCAATGTTCTCGGCACTGAAGGTCCCGGGGTTAATGTCGATATCCACAGGATCTTTTCCGGTGTCGCAGCCCGTCTGAGGAACGATACTGAGTTCGAAAGGATCAACTCCGAATCGACTCAGTTTTGCTCTGATTTCATCAATCGTCGATTTTTCGAGCTCCTTCGTGCGAGAGAGCAGGGTTGCACTCTGCCGGTGGGCAAAGGCCAGGGATTGACAGGTGAAAATAGCTGCATAAGTGTCGTAGTCGGTTGCGAAAACCACGTGAGAGGCTGTTCCAGCCACACCTGGAAGACGaggtgttttttattttttcttctcttttttatttatgatgaaaatCGAACAAATAGTGGGTAATTGAACGCGAGGAAATTCAGGAAATACAGAAAATATTGCTGGGATATCCAAGTACTTTCTCTAGAGTAGTGCTTGGGCCACATTAAATGATgaaatgagtgaatgaatttgtcctctaaatatttcagtgcgtttgaaaatatttacgacaccgtcaagtAGAAATCATAGGCAGAATCCTAGGATTTGGAGTTAGAAAAACTTCTCTAATCttgtcaataataataaaaatagaattagTAATAAAACTGTAATTATTAAATCAAACTTACTCAGTGGAAAACGGACTTGCATGCGTCCGGGTGTGCTTGGCTCGGGAACCGTGAGCTCCCCAGTATAATGGTACTCATGTTTCAGTGGCGTGAGgcctgaaatgaaaaaaaaaatgtgaatcaaCTGCGACAGTAGCAACTAACAATAAACCACTTTAAactcattcatttaatcggtCGCGGTTATAACAGTCCTTATTCATTGGAGCCTGCATGACGCATGACTCACACAGAGTCCTTCATAAAGTCATcaacatattttttcttttcaacttcttgttgaacgattttttcggtggtGTACTGTGAGTTTTTCATAGTTGTTTCTACTTTAGCAAGTTTCtttggattttatttattcatgaatgGACGGAATTTACCAAGGATTGGATGATTGGAGTCCTGGGTGATTATATACTCTCCGGGCTCATCTCCGCGTGTGTAATTATAGCTGATGCATTTACTGGCTGTTGATGTCTTCTGGATGACGTACCAATGGCCTAGGAACTgcacataaaattattttcccattAATTTATGAGCGTAAAATTTTTTGGGCGACAAAAACagcttttgttattttttgacAAATGTGCCAAATTCTGTCTACTAAATTTGGCTAAAAAAATGGCAATTCATCTAGCATGAATACCTCATAGACTGTCAATGCGccttataaaataatttacgaaTAAACTCTAAAGACAGTAGAAATTCCTGTGGAAGCAGAAATATTACTCTGCGATGCTTAGACAACCCTCGACAGTCTTCGCCAATCCATCTCCTTCTTGGAATATTTAGTATCCAGcttccataaaaattctataacccagagataaaaaaaattcgcattATAACAATGGAACTATTTCTAGTAATTACCCGGCCCATTTGGAATCCCTGCTGGGGTTCCACGGTGGGGCATGAC from Diachasmimorpha longicaudata isolate KC_UGA_2023 chromosome 1, iyDiaLong2, whole genome shotgun sequence harbors:
- the LOC135160173 gene encoding eukaryotic translation initiation factor 2-alpha kinase-like isoform X1 is translated as MRQWIGSRKHLVLAVFATISVVVGGNIGALNVCGPDTSDETSSSLVFISTLDGNLLALDLNKNGEKKWSVDFQDKPMLSSSIHKRELNNDGHWVRLIPSLNGGLYKFDGENLESLRVTPQQLLRSSFRYSDDLVLSGSGETRTYGISSSSGKILYHCHEGSCTNMTENETYLGQDVLVVRRFQDTIRAAEPRTGQERWNYSVGQHELELIPYDNQKCNNKLLQWVENIVLKVNVPEGLIWAVNRTSPESKLWQYKMDSPIVSVWRQHGERMKSDDDGTRRLTSLNLFESTERNWGSQYTASPDIYVAMHDRQLYIQENTKHVKLLGTTSPHRTYPWRPYPASDTALAIRQEDASLSTALSVLYNSEYINGNGFYLHSRETLQKENSNQCNKSHAPLLGAPAQLDPPPDDSYSEETPVQVIIVSLWYWWKEVLIISITTAILLNFMLTQRLLNATSRVKDAVLPPLIVERPLPPKEAPPQLPPVLECSGEFVSRYLTDFDPVDCLGKGGYGVVFEARKKIDHVNYAVKRITLPNNEDARERVMREVRALANLDHQNIVRYFHAWLECPPAGWKEEHDDMYINRQKFSPSEFPSEISMTPSKPSASVCIDLPNSEKSSVDSAFEALELNKVNDESSFIVFDEGSDDSAVTEEIYDSAGITETSESINYPRGDDDNGLGDDSESIVFRNTCSEKIVDQTDKSERDKRKASLSLMLGQKSSKKIPRMFLYIQMQLCHRESLREWMKRQTQDRNPDNVESIFQQIVDGVEYVHLHGLIHRDLKPSNIFFSYDKKVKIGDFGLATAMTEGWEEPRTPNGAEVEGVGNGLHTAHVGTHLYMAPEQMNGQVYNYKVDIYALGIILFELLSPFGTDMERMLAILDLRKAVFPEGFGEKHPKAIELLRMMLDENPGKRPTTLGIKARPPLAKSEWRVGNEGDEGKWHFDLPQISRHSSVNNSSSGESWDISAS
- the LOC135160173 gene encoding eukaryotic translation initiation factor 2-alpha kinase-like isoform X2 — encoded protein: MLSSSIHKRELNNDGHWVRLIPSLNGGLYKFDGENLESLRVTPQQLLRSSFRYSDDLVLSGSGETRTYGISSSSGKILYHCHEGSCTNMTENETYLGQDVLVVRRFQDTIRAAEPRTGQERWNYSVGQHELELIPYDNQKCNNKLLQWVENIVLKVNVPEGLIWAVNRTSPESKLWQYKMDSPIVSVWRQHGERMKSDDDGTRRLTSLNLFESTERNWGSQYTASPDIYVAMHDRQLYIQENTKHVKLLGTTSPHRTYPWRPYPASDTALAIRQEDASLSTALSVLYNSEYINGNGFYLHSRETLQKENSNQCNKSHAPLLGAPAQLDPPPDDSYSEETPVQVIIVSLWYWWKEVLIISITTAILLNFMLTQRLLNATSRVKDAVLPPLIVERPLPPKEAPPQLPPVLECSGEFVSRYLTDFDPVDCLGKGGYGVVFEARKKIDHVNYAVKRITLPNNEDARERVMREVRALANLDHQNIVRYFHAWLECPPAGWKEEHDDMYINRQKFSPSEFPSEISMTPSKPSASVCIDLPNSEKSSVDSAFEALELNKVNDESSFIVFDEGSDDSAVTEEIYDSAGITETSESINYPRGDDDNGLGDDSESIVFRNTCSEKIVDQTDKSERDKRKASLSLMLGQKSSKKIPRMFLYIQMQLCHRESLREWMKRQTQDRNPDNVESIFQQIVDGVEYVHLHGLIHRDLKPSNIFFSYDKKVKIGDFGLATAMTEGWEEPRTPNGAEVEGVGNGLHTAHVGTHLYMAPEQMNGQVYNYKVDIYALGIILFELLSPFGTDMERMLAILDLRKAVFPEGFGEKHPKAIELLRMMLDENPGKRPTTLGIKARPPLAKSEWRVGNEGDEGKWHFDLPQISRHSSVNNSSSGESWDISAS
- the LOC135160554 gene encoding apolipoprotein D-like → MVSLGSFGVLLGVLAVASGHSYHMGSCPTVEPQQGFQMGRFLGHWYVIQKTSTASKCISYNYTRGDEPGEYIITQDSNHPILGLTPLKHEYHYTGELTVPEPSTPGRMQVRFPLSVAGTASHVVFATDYDTYAAIFTCQSLAFAHRQSATLLSRTKELEKSTIDEIRAKLSRFGVDPFELSIVPQTGCDTGKDPVDIDINPGTFSAENIGKLFKKAGEKIGDGVEWVANAGSKVYHKIAGTEEKERKPTTTTTPPSHGRIETNDVEWIP